From Methanobacterium congolense, one genomic window encodes:
- a CDS encoding DUF2100 domain-containing protein: MEKFRTEQTQALLEEAGKSRTPAVKFKSPKEGKINSELFGKTLNQLIESEEFIYTSRPSHVLNEEDAQRFCSKIIDVRKNLDDMLADFGVIEREDQEDEIKKLSENFLIITTKSNFKKALTKLGVDAQHIIVAGVPLQAEDMKLINPKIPDAALKSVGKKIEHVKNDIKRKTEQFNPSEILVVVEMDKTGEVLGKRAHEIYGARAITIENLKDVTAEEFRAKLSQ, from the coding sequence ATGGAAAAATTCAGAACTGAACAGACACAGGCACTTTTAGAGGAAGCTGGAAAATCCAGAACCCCTGCAGTGAAATTTAAAAGCCCAAAAGAAGGCAAGATCAATTCAGAATTGTTTGGAAAAACACTGAATCAACTGATTGAATCAGAAGAATTCATATACACCAGCAGACCCTCTCACGTACTCAACGAAGAGGATGCTCAGAGATTCTGCAGTAAGATAATTGATGTTAGAAAGAATTTAGATGATATGCTTGCTGATTTTGGGGTTATTGAAAGAGAAGACCAGGAAGATGAGATCAAAAAGCTTTCAGAGAACTTTTTGATCATCACCACCAAAAGCAACTTCAAAAAAGCCCTTACAAAGCTTGGTGTGGATGCCCAGCACATAATCGTTGCAGGTGTGCCTCTCCAGGCCGAGGATATGAAGCTCATAAATCCTAAGATACCTGATGCAGCACTTAAATCTGTTGGAAAGAAGATTGAACATGTTAAAAATGATATAAAACGAAAAACCGAGCAGTTCAATCCCAGTGAGATTCTGGTTGTTGTTGAAATGGACAAAACCGGAGAGGTACTTGGGAAGAGGGCCCATGAAATCTACGGTGCGAGGGCCATAACCATTGAAAATCTAAAGGATGTGACTGCAGAGGAGTTCCGGGCAAAGCTGTCCCAATGA
- the mptA gene encoding GTP cyclohydrolase MptA — translation MDSCFPDTQDKIPSIPVYLTRVGVTGVKKLLKIERDDKRPIVLLPTFDAFVDLPSTQRGIHMSRNPEAISAVLEKSLEGSAVEVESLCAEMVSCLLKKHKYAKRAEVSMKSEFMIMKRSPVTKIKTQEMTKIMADSVGYRDEKGVKIRKMIGAEVVGMTVCPCAQESTKESAKTKLLEFLDEETTQKVLETVSFASHNQRGRGMIMIEVPENQNVRAEEIIRIIEDSMSSPVCELLKRDDENAVVEHAHKNPQFVEDCVRNMVQKIVSEFSYLPDDAMVTVRQVNEESIHRHNAFAEKVATMGELKEEIERMEANGFDTYTRGCR, via the coding sequence TTGGATTCATGTTTTCCAGATACTCAGGATAAGATACCCTCAATTCCTGTGTACCTTACAAGAGTTGGAGTTACTGGGGTAAAAAAACTTTTAAAAATTGAAAGGGATGATAAAAGACCAATAGTTCTTTTACCAACCTTCGATGCATTCGTTGACCTTCCAAGCACACAGAGGGGTATCCACATGTCAAGGAACCCTGAAGCCATAAGTGCAGTTCTTGAAAAGTCACTGGAAGGAAGTGCAGTGGAAGTTGAATCTCTCTGTGCTGAAATGGTGAGCTGCCTCCTTAAAAAGCATAAGTATGCCAAGAGGGCTGAGGTGAGCATGAAGAGTGAGTTCATGATCATGAAGAGATCTCCAGTCACCAAGATCAAGACCCAGGAAATGACCAAGATCATGGCAGACTCCGTTGGTTACAGGGATGAAAAGGGAGTTAAAATAAGGAAGATGATTGGTGCAGAAGTTGTTGGAATGACTGTGTGTCCCTGTGCACAGGAATCAACCAAAGAATCTGCAAAAACAAAGCTTCTTGAGTTTTTGGATGAGGAAACAACCCAGAAAGTTCTTGAAACAGTTTCATTTGCATCGCACAACCAGCGCGGTCGAGGAATGATCATGATCGAGGTTCCTGAGAATCAGAACGTGCGTGCAGAGGAAATAATACGGATCATTGAGGATTCAATGAGTTCTCCTGTCTGTGAACTCCTTAAAAGGGATGATGAAAACGCAGTTGTGGAACATGCCCATAAAAATCCTCAGTTCGTTGAGGACTGCGTTAGGAACATGGTCCAGAAGATCGTTTCTGAGTTTTCGTATCTTCCTGATGATGCTATGGTAACAGTTAGACAGGTTAACGAGGAAAGTATACACAGACACAATGCTTTTGCGGAAAAAGTTGCCACTATGGGGGAATTAAAAGAGGAAATAGAGCGTATGGAGGCTAACGGATTTGACACGTACACACGAGGTTGCAGGTAG
- a CDS encoding DUF2120 domain-containing protein, with protein sequence MTRTHEVAGRIMYELEAFDKSRPSIDSPQILIVRGMSKKRVDHQEMPSLLSDLMKKLGARRVDIISEEGGDIIGAMDEGIRACVDVNAETDVQGIMRMKESFEGMNCHVEYGMGVLGKIALFIILWKDKSGMGPMFVELVVSNRAA encoded by the coding sequence TTGACACGTACACACGAGGTTGCAGGTAGGATAATGTATGAACTTGAGGCCTTCGACAAATCAAGGCCCTCAATAGACAGTCCACAAATACTCATTGTAAGAGGTATGTCAAAAAAGAGAGTGGATCATCAGGAAATGCCCTCTTTACTCTCAGATCTTATGAAAAAGCTGGGAGCCAGAAGGGTTGACATCATTTCAGAGGAAGGTGGAGACATTATAGGGGCAATGGACGAGGGCATCCGGGCCTGTGTGGATGTTAATGCAGAAACTGATGTCCAGGGGATCATGAGGATGAAGGAATCCTTCGAGGGCATGAACTGCCACGTGGAATATGGGATGGGAGTTCTTGGTAAAATTGCTCTCTTCATAATACTCTGGAAGGATAAAAGTGGAATGGGCCCCATGTTCGTTGAACTGGTTGTATCCAACAGGGCAGCTTAA
- the cofG gene encoding 7,8-didemethyl-8-hydroxy-5-deazariboflavin synthase subunit CofG, whose product MPKLLKKDIISLLNAECNDVLSLMVDVNSKRIHETITYSKNVFLPLTDICRNECGYCTFKRKPEDPEAMILMKPSEVMKDLILADGYACREALFAFGEHADETVQVARALEDLGFGSMLEYLYFLCDETLKKTNLLPHSNPGILKKSELKYLREVNASMGLMLETTSQRVMETVAHKKSPGKEPKLRIETIENAGKLKIPFTTGLLIGIGETIEERAESLLEIRRLHDKYGHIQEIIVQNFKPKPGIPMQDFKEPSLLEMVKMVAVTKLLFPDVSVQVPPNLNWDTAQIFLMAGADDWGGVSPVSKDYVNPEAPWPELDELKNITEELGFQLEERLPVYPEFISEEFLSPRILEKIEKDSLKK is encoded by the coding sequence ATGCCCAAATTACTAAAAAAAGACATAATATCCCTTTTAAATGCCGAATGTAATGATGTGCTATCTTTGATGGTGGATGTAAATTCCAAAAGGATCCATGAAACCATCACCTACTCTAAAAATGTTTTCTTACCCCTCACAGATATTTGCAGGAACGAATGTGGATACTGCACCTTTAAAAGAAAACCTGAAGATCCAGAGGCGATGATTCTCATGAAACCTTCAGAGGTGATGAAGGACTTGATACTTGCAGATGGATATGCCTGTAGGGAAGCTCTTTTTGCATTTGGGGAACATGCCGATGAAACAGTACAGGTTGCCAGGGCACTTGAAGATCTGGGTTTTGGGAGTATGTTGGAATATCTCTACTTCCTTTGTGATGAGACCCTTAAAAAAACGAATCTTTTACCCCACAGCAACCCTGGAATTCTTAAAAAAAGTGAACTCAAGTATTTGAGGGAAGTCAACGCATCCATGGGGCTCATGCTTGAGACAACAAGCCAGCGTGTTATGGAAACAGTTGCACACAAGAAGAGTCCGGGTAAGGAGCCTAAACTGCGTATTGAAACCATTGAAAATGCAGGTAAACTCAAAATACCCTTCACAACAGGACTTCTGATAGGCATAGGAGAAACCATAGAAGAACGTGCTGAATCCCTCCTTGAGATAAGGAGGCTTCACGATAAATATGGACATATACAGGAAATAATCGTGCAGAACTTCAAACCAAAACCAGGAATACCCATGCAGGACTTTAAAGAACCTTCATTGTTAGAGATGGTGAAGATGGTGGCTGTGACAAAGCTCCTTTTCCCTGATGTGAGTGTTCAGGTACCGCCTAACCTCAACTGGGACACTGCCCAGATCTTCCTAATGGCAGGTGCAGATGACTGGGGAGGAGTTTCACCTGTAAGCAAGGACTACGTGAACCCAGAAGCACCATGGCCAGAACTCGATGAACTTAAAAACATTACAGAGGAACTAGGATTCCAATTGGAGGAGCGACTTCCAGTTTATCCAGAATTTATCTCAGAAGAATTTTTAAGTCCAAGGATACTTGAAAAGATAGAAAAGGATTCCTTGAAAAAATAA
- a CDS encoding PAS domain S-box protein has translation MAGERILVVEDEGLTAMELQRKLKFWGYDVPTFAFSRREAVKKAEEIKPDLILMDIVLKGEGDGIDAVKEIRDNIDVPVIYLTAYSDKSTLERAEVTEPYGFLIKPFEEKELHESIGNALHKHGIVLKLKENGEWLDKKLENSMGAVVVTDAEGNITFMNKCAEFFTGFKLGKVSLKDFMKILNLDMAEGQETPLQELIKKSGMSSNSTLNGQDGSEIPIEYSISPIKDDAGEFVGATLVFQDITEKVEAEKSIQESEKWFKSIYHHSTIGMGICNSDGVPVDANPAALDLFGTSDLSNLSEFNLFKDFKIPPGKKEKLLNDESIVYEIKFDFKDFKDYKSFKTTKSNFICFEISIKPLEIDEIEDISSKMYLVQFKDLTEYKTTEGSLKKINNDYEQLLRGIGPIFFALDNDLNCTHWNDASHDFTGISYKNAVGKPISSLLKDIDGVDVQNLYQKTLETNKKGFMVKKFIIDGEYVRFFEINTYPYLNGISVLIRDVTDAKIHEEELEHDEALYRSILTDQTEPICRLDTNGKLTFSNEVYKTYFGDETKGSFVFSLKEEDKERMKDYMNSFDAENPVKLFESPIIMPEGDVQWWQWVTKAVFNLNGEIDEFQFVGHDVTRQKKIEEEMNGVLCNLEVEIKDKTYEFEAMKESLNSKIEDLNDEILKTKDHERSLEKKRDELEDSVKNISNDLLNIKNTLEKQLEENKKAQNSFEKEKSVFEKEIHTKTLEFEKTKESLEKELAEKNTELNQLDEAIKSETDHNKELRLSLERTQKDFQEQIESERSDFENRIEKLGTELERQMSIENETRASLQEKEALLKDVHNRVRKNMQMISSLTGLQSEYIRDQIIEKFRDSQNHIKSIALVHEKLYESPNMEAVNFSEYVKSLVEDISRSNGVDQERIKIMVVADDLFLDIDSAVSSGLIVNEIVSNSFKHAFPGDMPGEILIKIDALDNSEDQGFLMKISDNGVGLPENLDVETADTLGLQLVRTLVGQMDGELKVDNCNGDKGTEFIVKLNS, from the coding sequence ATGGCCGGTGAAAGGATATTGGTGGTTGAGGATGAAGGATTAACTGCAATGGAACTCCAAAGAAAACTAAAATTTTGGGGCTACGATGTACCTACTTTTGCTTTTTCCCGGAGGGAAGCTGTAAAAAAGGCTGAAGAGATAAAACCAGATCTCATTTTAATGGACATAGTTTTAAAGGGTGAAGGTGACGGTATAGATGCCGTTAAAGAAATAAGGGATAACATTGATGTTCCAGTTATATACCTGACAGCTTACAGCGATAAAAGTACATTGGAGCGTGCTGAAGTCACAGAACCATACGGATTCTTAATAAAACCCTTTGAAGAGAAAGAACTTCATGAAAGCATTGGCAACGCCCTTCACAAACACGGAATAGTACTAAAATTAAAGGAAAATGGTGAATGGCTGGATAAAAAACTTGAAAACTCAATGGGAGCAGTTGTAGTAACTGATGCTGAAGGAAACATAACCTTCATGAACAAGTGTGCAGAGTTTTTTACAGGATTTAAACTGGGTAAAGTTTCTTTAAAGGATTTTATGAAAATTTTAAACCTTGACATGGCTGAGGGTCAGGAGACACCCCTTCAGGAACTTATAAAAAAATCAGGCATGTCCAGTAATTCCACTTTAAATGGGCAGGATGGATCAGAAATACCCATAGAATACAGTATATCTCCCATTAAAGATGATGCGGGTGAATTTGTAGGTGCAACCCTTGTTTTTCAGGACATAACAGAAAAGGTTGAGGCTGAAAAATCCATTCAAGAAAGTGAAAAATGGTTCAAAAGCATATACCACCATTCAACCATTGGAATGGGGATATGCAACTCTGATGGCGTTCCTGTGGATGCAAACCCCGCTGCATTGGATCTCTTTGGAACTTCTGATCTATCCAATTTAAGCGAATTCAATCTCTTCAAAGACTTTAAAATACCTCCTGGTAAAAAAGAAAAGCTTTTAAATGATGAATCGATTGTTTATGAAATTAAATTTGATTTTAAAGATTTTAAAGATTATAAATCTTTTAAAACAACGAAATCTAATTTTATATGTTTTGAAATATCTATAAAACCTCTTGAAATCGATGAAATTGAGGATATCTCTTCAAAGATGTACCTTGTACAGTTCAAGGATTTAACAGAATATAAAACAACTGAAGGCTCTTTAAAGAAAATTAATAACGATTATGAGCAACTATTACGTGGTATAGGTCCCATATTTTTTGCACTTGACAATGATTTGAACTGCACGCACTGGAATGATGCATCCCATGACTTCACAGGAATATCTTATAAAAATGCAGTTGGAAAACCCATATCCTCTCTTTTAAAAGATATCGATGGGGTTGATGTCCAAAATTTATATCAAAAAACCCTTGAAACGAATAAAAAAGGTTTTATGGTTAAAAAATTTATTATTGATGGGGAATATGTTCGATTTTTTGAAATAAATACATATCCATATTTAAATGGGATTTCAGTTCTTATCAGAGATGTTACAGATGCTAAAATCCATGAAGAAGAGCTTGAACACGATGAAGCGTTGTACAGATCCATATTAACCGATCAAACAGAACCCATATGCCGTTTGGATACAAATGGGAAGCTCACCTTTTCCAATGAGGTTTACAAGACATACTTCGGTGATGAAACCAAGGGAAGCTTTGTATTTTCACTGAAAGAAGAGGACAAGGAACGGATGAAGGATTACATGAACTCCTTCGATGCTGAAAATCCGGTTAAACTATTTGAAAGCCCTATTATAATGCCTGAAGGGGATGTTCAGTGGTGGCAGTGGGTTACAAAGGCAGTTTTCAATCTAAACGGGGAAATAGATGAATTTCAGTTTGTGGGTCATGATGTAACCCGTCAGAAGAAGATCGAGGAAGAAATGAACGGAGTACTCTGTAACCTTGAAGTTGAAATCAAGGATAAAACATATGAATTTGAAGCCATGAAGGAATCTTTAAACTCCAAAATAGAAGATCTGAATGATGAAATACTAAAGACGAAGGATCATGAAAGATCCTTAGAGAAAAAAAGGGATGAACTTGAGGATAGTGTTAAAAATATATCTAACGATCTCCTGAATATAAAAAATACCCTTGAAAAACAATTGGAAGAAAATAAAAAAGCTCAAAATTCATTTGAAAAGGAAAAATCAGTTTTTGAAAAAGAAATTCATACAAAAACCCTGGAATTTGAAAAAACGAAGGAATCACTTGAAAAAGAATTGGCTGAAAAAAATACAGAGCTTAACCAGTTAGATGAAGCCATAAAATCTGAAACAGATCATAACAAGGAGTTAAGGTTAAGCCTTGAAAGAACCCAGAAGGATTTCCAGGAACAAATTGAATCGGAACGTTCTGACTTTGAGAATAGGATTGAAAAACTTGGGACAGAACTTGAAAGGCAGATGAGTATTGAGAATGAAACAAGGGCGTCACTCCAGGAGAAGGAAGCACTTCTAAAGGATGTTCATAACCGTGTTAGAAAGAACATGCAAATGATATCAAGCCTCACGGGTCTACAATCAGAGTACATCCGTGATCAGATAATAGAAAAGTTCAGGGACAGCCAGAACCACATTAAATCCATAGCACTTGTCCATGAAAAACTGTACGAATCCCCAAACATGGAAGCAGTGAACTTCTCAGAGTATGTGAAGAGTCTTGTGGAGGATATTTCACGTTCCAATGGAGTTGATCAAGAACGGATAAAAATAATGGTGGTTGCTGATGATTTATTCTTGGATATTGACAGTGCAGTGTCCTCTGGGCTCATAGTTAATGAAATTGTTTCAAACAGTTTCAAACATGCTTTTCCTGGGGATATGCCTGGTGAAATCCTGATAAAAATAGATGCACTTGATAATTCAGAGGATCAAGGCTTTTTAATGAAAATTTCTGACAACGGTGTGGGTTTACCTGAAAATTTGGACGTGGAGACTGCAGACACCCTTGGATTACAGCTTGTAAGAACACTGGTTGGACAGATGGATGGTGAATTGAAGGTCGATAACTGCAATGGAGATAAGGGCACAGAATTCATTGTAAAGTTAAATTCATGA
- a CDS encoding nitroreductase family protein, protein MDVFEAISGRRSIRKFKKKDVERDLILKIVEAGIWAPSAGNIQSWEVVVVRDEKTKEKLAVAAYMRDFIAKAPVVLVLCADKQRSANIYEERGSDLYCIQDAACAAQNMLLAAHALGLGTCWVGAFDEELVRKTLDVPEHIQPVALIPLGYPDEKPYPPLRREIDDLMNCETFNDM, encoded by the coding sequence ATGGATGTTTTTGAAGCAATTTCTGGAAGAAGAAGCATAAGGAAGTTTAAAAAAAAGGATGTTGAAAGGGATTTAATCCTTAAAATTGTTGAAGCTGGCATATGGGCACCATCTGCAGGAAACATTCAGAGCTGGGAGGTTGTGGTGGTAAGGGATGAAAAGACCAAGGAAAAACTTGCAGTTGCAGCTTACATGAGGGATTTTATAGCAAAAGCACCAGTAGTACTGGTTTTATGTGCAGATAAACAGAGATCGGCTAATATATATGAAGAAAGGGGTAGTGACCTTTACTGCATTCAGGATGCAGCATGTGCAGCTCAAAACATGCTTCTTGCAGCTCATGCACTGGGACTTGGCACATGCTGGGTTGGAGCATTTGATGAAGAACTTGTTAGGAAAACATTGGATGTTCCAGAGCATATACAGCCAGTTGCACTTATTCCATTGGGTTATCCTGATGAAAAACCATATCCTCCATTGAGACGTGAAATTGATGACCTTATGAATTGTGAAACATTCAATGATATGTAA
- a CDS encoding class I SAM-dependent methyltransferase — MKGKVIGDILVVKQDVENPQELLEIPGVKRVVKLGHIKGLKREPEVKVLFGDGTETIHKENHCLFKMDVSKVMWSKGNTGERKRMSTMPEDGETIVDMFAGIGYFSIPMAVHSKPSKIYSVEINPVSYNYLCQNTVLNRVEDVVKPILGDCREAAPRRIADRVLMGYIGNTNEYLPVAMDILKDGGVIHYHESVPDCIKFKRPVDRIKEAAGEREVQVLNERIIKPYSPGVYHVVIDARIG; from the coding sequence ATGAAGGGTAAAGTAATCGGTGACATTCTGGTTGTGAAGCAGGATGTTGAAAACCCCCAAGAACTTCTGGAAATACCTGGAGTGAAACGCGTGGTTAAATTAGGTCATATAAAAGGTTTGAAAAGAGAACCTGAAGTTAAGGTTTTGTTTGGTGATGGCACAGAGACCATTCACAAGGAAAATCACTGTCTCTTTAAGATGGATGTTTCAAAAGTTATGTGGTCCAAGGGAAACACTGGGGAACGCAAAAGAATGTCCACTATGCCTGAAGATGGTGAGACGATTGTGGACATGTTTGCAGGAATTGGATACTTCTCAATACCCATGGCAGTGCACTCAAAACCATCTAAAATTTATTCAGTTGAGATAAATCCTGTTTCTTACAACTACCTATGCCAGAACACAGTTCTGAACAGGGTTGAAGACGTTGTTAAGCCTATCCTTGGAGACTGCAGGGAAGCCGCACCCCGTAGAATTGCAGACAGGGTTTTAATGGGGTACATTGGAAATACCAATGAGTATCTGCCGGTTGCAATGGACATACTCAAGGATGGGGGAGTCATCCATTACCATGAGTCTGTACCTGACTGTATAAAGTTCAAAAGGCCTGTTGATCGTATAAAAGAGGCAGCAGGTGAACGTGAAGTGCAGGTGCTCAATGAAAGGATCATAAAACCCTACTCCCCTGGTGTTTATCACGTTGTCATTGATGCAAGGATTGGATAG
- a CDS encoding CBS domain-containing protein produces MFTPVQKEILQILIDLYKKSNYRPVKGEEIASVMNRNPGTIRNQMQYLRSLHIVEGISGPKGGYKPTLEAYQTLNINVADEEATVPIFKKGKKVEDVTVTKIEFGSIPHPAGCEAAINIMGNIKQFNLGEELRVGPTPVNKLVINGKIVGRDDTDNILLLDVGDLQSIPNRSVLEIASQNLITLDPSMDIKEAAWILSNNGIDGAPVMKGSDILGILTLTDITRAIANKEEDLRITKLMSKYIKTVKHDVKLPKVIETLNKNKIGRLIVVDEKGTPIGIVTKTDIINRMAGLYLH; encoded by the coding sequence ATGTTTACACCCGTCCAAAAAGAGATCCTACAAATCTTGATCGACCTTTACAAAAAATCAAATTACCGTCCTGTTAAAGGGGAAGAAATTGCCTCGGTTATGAACCGTAACCCTGGAACCATAAGAAATCAAATGCAATATTTGAGGAGTTTACACATAGTAGAGGGCATTTCAGGCCCTAAAGGAGGATACAAACCAACTTTAGAAGCTTATCAAACTTTAAACATCAACGTAGCAGACGAAGAAGCAACCGTCCCCATATTTAAAAAAGGAAAAAAGGTAGAGGATGTAACAGTTACTAAAATAGAATTCGGCAGCATACCCCACCCAGCAGGATGTGAAGCTGCAATAAATATTATGGGCAATATAAAGCAGTTCAATCTTGGAGAAGAACTTAGAGTAGGTCCAACTCCCGTCAATAAGCTTGTGATCAATGGCAAAATTGTTGGAAGGGATGACACTGATAACATTTTACTGCTGGATGTTGGAGACCTGCAAAGTATTCCCAATAGATCCGTTCTAGAAATTGCCAGTCAAAATCTCATAACACTGGACCCCAGTATGGATATAAAGGAAGCAGCATGGATACTATCCAACAATGGAATAGATGGAGCACCTGTAATGAAAGGCTCGGACATCCTTGGAATCTTAACACTGACTGACATTACACGGGCAATTGCCAATAAAGAAGAAGATCTCAGAATAACGAAGTTGATGTCTAAATACATAAAAACTGTGAAACACGATGTTAAGCTTCCAAAGGTCATTGAAACCCTGAATAAAAACAAAATTGGGAGACTCATCGTTGTTGATGAAAAGGGAACCCCCATTGGAATTGTAACAAAAACTGACATCATAAACAGGATGGCAGGTCTGTATTTACATTGA
- the fdhF gene encoding formate dehydrogenase subunit alpha, producing MEIQYVPTTCPYCGCGCGFNLVNVDGKLVGVEPWKRNPVNEGKLCPKGNFSYEFVHREDRLTTPLIKKGGEFVEATWDEALDLVASKLTEMKEKNPEQLAFLSSARCTNEDNYTFQKFVRTVIGTNNVDHCARLCHGPSVAGLAQTFGSGAMTNSLESCAHSDVVFLIGTNTLEQHPLMWRRALQAKAKGAKIMVADPRFTPSAKQADLYIPFKSGTDVALLNSMMNVIIAEGLEDKEFVENRTTGYEELKEMVKKYPPEEAEKITGVPADLIREAALMYAKADNASLLFSMGITQHTVGTENVMSTSNLAMLTGNIGRPGTGVNPLRGQNNVQGACDMGALPVSFPGYQAVANEELVEKMTCSWGCSDLSCKPGLTVVEIMHAAHAGDIKGMYIMGENPMISDPDLQHVGEALNNLDFLVVQDIFLTETAELADVVLPAYSWAEKDGTFTSTERRVQYIRKAVEGPGESRDDWAITSDIATRMGSDLFKFNSAQEIFEEIRSVTPQYAGMNKERLEKPEALHWPCPDEEHPGTPILHAEKFSTPDGLGVFKAIEFKAPAENPDEEYPFILTTGRLLFHWHTGSMTRRSETLNREVSTGFVEINTEDAAKLGIKNKEMVKVKTRRGEIEVPAKVTNDIIQGTVFIPFHFAECAANMLTSGDALDPYAKMPELKVSAASIEKLE from the coding sequence ATGGAAATTCAATACGTTCCGACCACATGTCCCTACTGTGGATGCGGATGTGGATTCAACTTGGTAAATGTGGACGGTAAACTCGTAGGTGTGGAACCATGGAAAAGAAACCCAGTAAATGAAGGAAAACTGTGCCCAAAGGGTAACTTTTCATATGAGTTTGTACATCGAGAAGATAGACTAACTACACCTTTAATTAAGAAAGGTGGTGAATTTGTAGAAGCAACTTGGGATGAAGCTCTTGATCTAGTTGCATCCAAATTAACAGAAATGAAAGAAAAAAACCCTGAACAACTGGCATTCCTATCCTCAGCCAGATGTACCAACGAAGACAATTACACATTCCAAAAGTTTGTTAGAACTGTTATTGGAACCAACAATGTAGACCACTGCGCAAGACTCTGTCACGGGCCATCAGTAGCAGGGCTGGCCCAGACCTTTGGATCCGGAGCCATGACCAACTCCCTGGAAAGCTGTGCACATTCTGATGTGGTGTTCCTGATTGGAACCAACACCCTCGAACAACACCCATTGATGTGGAGAAGAGCATTACAAGCCAAAGCAAAAGGCGCAAAAATAATGGTGGCAGATCCAAGGTTCACACCATCTGCCAAACAAGCTGACTTGTACATACCATTCAAATCCGGTACCGACGTGGCATTACTTAACTCCATGATGAACGTGATCATTGCCGAAGGACTGGAAGATAAAGAGTTCGTTGAAAACCGTACCACTGGCTACGAAGAACTAAAAGAAATGGTCAAAAAGTATCCTCCAGAAGAAGCAGAAAAAATAACAGGAGTTCCTGCTGATCTCATCCGAGAAGCAGCATTGATGTACGCCAAAGCAGATAACGCTTCCCTACTGTTCTCCATGGGTATCACACAACACACCGTTGGAACTGAAAACGTTATGTCCACTTCCAACCTGGCCATGCTCACAGGTAACATTGGCCGACCTGGTACTGGAGTAAACCCACTGCGAGGTCAAAACAACGTGCAAGGAGCATGTGACATGGGAGCACTCCCGGTTAGTTTCCCTGGATATCAAGCCGTTGCCAATGAAGAACTTGTAGAGAAAATGACATGTTCCTGGGGATGCAGTGACCTATCATGTAAACCAGGTCTTACAGTAGTGGAAATAATGCACGCAGCCCACGCTGGTGATATTAAAGGTATGTACATTATGGGTGAAAACCCCATGATATCCGACCCTGACCTACAACACGTGGGAGAAGCCCTAAACAATCTGGACTTCCTAGTGGTGCAGGACATCTTTTTAACTGAAACCGCAGAACTGGCTGATGTAGTGTTACCTGCATATTCATGGGCTGAAAAAGACGGAACCTTCACCAGCACTGAAAGACGTGTGCAGTACATCAGAAAAGCTGTGGAAGGACCTGGTGAATCAAGGGACGATTGGGCTATAACTTCTGACATCGCCACCAGAATGGGATCAGATCTCTTTAAATTCAACAGTGCACAGGAGATCTTTGAAGAAATACGATCAGTCACCCCACAGTACGCTGGTATGAACAAAGAAAGGCTGGAAAAACCAGAAGCACTTCACTGGCCTTGCCCTGATGAAGAACATCCAGGAACTCCCATACTACACGCAGAGAAATTTTCAACCCCTGATGGTCTTGGAGTATTCAAAGCCATTGAGTTCAAAGCACCAGCTGAAAACCCAGACGAAGAGTACCCATTCATACTCACCACTGGACGTTTGCTCTTCCACTGGCACACTGGAAGTATGACCCGAAGATCAGAAACCTTGAACCGTGAAGTTTCAACTGGTTTCGTTGAAATTAACACTGAAGACGCAGCTAAACTGGGCATTAAGAATAAAGAGATGGTCAAAGTTAAAACCCGACGTGGTGAAATTGAAGTTCCTGCCAAAGTCACTAATGACATCATACAGGGAACAGTGTTCATACCATTCCACTTTGCTGAATGTGCTGCAAACATGCTCACCAGTGGTGATGCATTGGATCCATACGCAAAGATGCCTGAACTGAAAGTTTCCGCTGCAAGCATTGAAAAACTGGAGTGA